The following proteins are co-located in the Silene latifolia isolate original U9 population chromosome 1, ASM4854445v1, whole genome shotgun sequence genome:
- the LOC141595749 gene encoding 26S proteasome non-ATPase regulatory subunit 12 homolog A-like — translation MAEILEAKVEALLDIERQMRNANEVAETKKAVCSILSLCFEARAWKMLNDQIVLLSKRRGQLKQAVTAMVQQAMQYIDQTPDLETRIELIKTLSIVSAGKIYVEIERARLIKSLAKIKEEQGLIDEAAELMQEMAVETFGAMAKTEKIAFILEQVRLCLDRQDYVRAQILSKRISPRVFDIDSKTERTTKHGDAVMEEPPADIPSLLQLKRIYNELMIRYYRHHNEYLEVCRCYKAIYGIPSVKEDPGQWIPILRKICWYLALAPHDPMQSSLLNSTLEDKNLSEIPKFKLLLKQLLSMEVISWTTLWNEFEVEFASEMNLLGGPLGEKAAEDLRQRVIEHNILVLSKYYSRISLKRFSELLCLTLQDAEKHLSDMVISKAVVAKVDRPTGDVFFQVVKDSNAVLNSWSMNLEKLLGLVEKSCHEIQKETMVHKTALKV, via the exons ATGGCG GAAATTCTTGAAGCAAAAGTAGAAGCACTTTTGGATATAGAGAGGCAAATGAGGAATGCTAATGAAGTTGCTGAAACAAAAAAGGCTGTGTGTAGCATTCTTAGCCTTTGCTTTGAAGCTCGTGCCTGGAAGATgttgaatgatcaaattgttttgTTGTCTAAGCGTCGAGGTCAACTCAAACAG GCTGTGACAGCTATGGTACAGCAGGCAATGCAGTACATAGACCAAACGCCCGATCTAGAGACTCGCATAGAGCTTATTAAGACTCTTAGCATCGTATCAGCGGGAA AGATATACGTTGAAATAGAAAGGGCAAGATTGATTAAGAGCCTTGCTAAGATCAAAGAGGAACAAGGGCTTATTGATGAGGCTGCTGAGTTAATGCAAGAGATGGCG GTTGAAACTTTTGGTGCTATGGCAAAAACCGAGAAAATAGCATTCATTCTTGAGCAA GTCCGTCTTTGTTTGGACCGTCAAGACTATGTCCGGGCTCAAATCCTTTCAAAAAGGATTAGTCCGCGAGTTTTTGACATTGATTCAAAAACAGAGAGAACAACAAAACACGGTGACGCTGTAATGGAAGAGCCTCCCGCTGATATTCCCTCTCTGCTTCAGCTAAAACGTATATATAACGAGCTGATGATTCG ATACTACAGGCACCACAATGAGTACCTTGAAGTATGTCGGTGCTACAAGGCGATCTATGGCATACCTTCTGTTAAGGAAGATCCTGGACAGTGGATTCCG ATCCTAAGGAAAATCTGCTGGTATTTGGCTCTTGCTCCACATGATCCGATGCAGTCAAGTCTTCTTAACTCTACTTTAGAGGATAAGAATCTTTCTGAAATTCCTAAGTTCAA ATTGCTGTTGAAGCAGTTACTCTCAATGGAGGTTATCTCGTGGACAACACTCTGGAACGAATTTGAGGTTGAATTTGCTAGTGAAATGAACTTGCTTGGGGGCCCTTTAGGTGAAAAGGCTGCTGAAGATCTAAGGCAAAGGGTTATTGAACAT AACATACTTGTGCTTTCAAAATATTACTCTAGGATCTCCTTGAAGAGATTTTCAGAATTATTGTGCCTTACTTTACAG GATGCCGAGAAGCATCTATCAGATATGGTCATTTCAAAAGCTGTGGTTGCGAAAGTTGACAGGCCAACCGGAGATGTATTCTTTCAGGTTGTCAAGGACAGCAACGCTGTCCTCAACTCTTGGTCAATGAACCTAGAGAAGCTGCTTGGCCTGGTAGAGAAAAGCTGCCATGAGATACAAAAGGAGACGATGGTTCATAAAACTGCTCTTAAAGTCTGA
- the LOC141648459 gene encoding protein CHLOROPLAST VESICULATION isoform X2, which translates to MGMSTYCSLNALPPSPPHDPGSSPPKTTLMLRSTRRKNKSVMASIAITIVIGLEVGDLINTNMNGEFNSMASEMAIIETKLNNNNNNKRRIARWSEKRICPPWHINSLETIVPENLPRRSFARSKWEGASYSILKSAPSTQFSPTTKISCFTM; encoded by the exons ATGGGTATGTCAACTTATTGCAGCCTTAATGCGTTGCCTCCATCACCACCCCATGATCCTGGCTCCTCCCCTCCCAAGACAACTCTTATGCTAAG ATCAACAAGAAGGAAGAACAAAAGTGTGATGGCAAGTATTGCAATTACAATAGTAATTGGTCTAGAGGTGGGAGATCTTATAAACACCAATATGAATGGAGAGTTTAATTCAATGGCAAGTGAAATGGCAATCATTGAAACCAaattaaacaacaacaacaacaacaaaaggagAATAGCAAGATGGAGTGAAAAAAGAATATGCCCACCATGGCATATCAACTCCTTGGAGACAATTGTCCCTGAAAACCTCCCGAGGCGGTCGTTTGCTCGATCAAAATGGGAGGGAGCTTCTTACTCCATTCTTAAGTCTGCCCCATCAACTCAATTTTCGCCTACGACGAAAATTAGTTGTTTTACAATGTAA
- the LOC141648459 gene encoding protein CHLOROPLAST VESICULATION isoform X1 — protein sequence MGMSTYCSLNALPPSPPHDPGSSPPKTTLMLRKVDDEIRSTRRKNKSVMASIAITIVIGLEVGDLINTNMNGEFNSMASEMAIIETKLNNNNNNKRRIARWSEKRICPPWHINSLETIVPENLPRRSFARSKWEGASYSILKSAPSTQFSPTTKISCFTM from the exons ATGGGTATGTCAACTTATTGCAGCCTTAATGCGTTGCCTCCATCACCACCCCATGATCCTGGCTCCTCCCCTCCCAAGACAACTCTTATGCTAAG GAAAGTTGATGATGAAATTAGATCAACAAGAAGGAAGAACAAAAGTGTGATGGCAAGTATTGCAATTACAATAGTAATTGGTCTAGAGGTGGGAGATCTTATAAACACCAATATGAATGGAGAGTTTAATTCAATGGCAAGTGAAATGGCAATCATTGAAACCAaattaaacaacaacaacaacaacaaaaggagAATAGCAAGATGGAGTGAAAAAAGAATATGCCCACCATGGCATATCAACTCCTTGGAGACAATTGTCCCTGAAAACCTCCCGAGGCGGTCGTTTGCTCGATCAAAATGGGAGGGAGCTTCTTACTCCATTCTTAAGTCTGCCCCATCAACTCAATTTTCGCCTACGACGAAAATTAGTTGTTTTACAATGTAA